GGCCGTCAACAAGCGTCCCAGTGTGACCATCCGAAGACATCTCCACCGCCAAATCGACACCCATGAGCTGGTGAGGCTCGGGACGCTCGATGCGGATCTGCGAGACTTCCTGGCCGCCGCTGTCCGGGCTCGGTGCAATATTTTGGTCGCCGGTGGCGTGGGGGCCGGCAAGACTACGCTGGTCCGCGCTCTTGCGACTGAGATCGACCCCCGCGAAAAGCTGGTCACCATTGAAGATGCGTTCGAGCTCGGATTGGACGCCGAGCGGCCGCTGGTGGATGCGCTGCAGTCGCGAGAGGCCAACGCTGAAGGAAAAGGGCGGATCATCGCAGCCGACCTTGTCCGTGCCCAGCTTCGCCTCTCCGCTGACCGTGTGATCGTCGGTGAGGTCCGCGGTTCCGAGACCTTGCCGATGCTGCTGTCCATGAGCCAGGGCAACAATGGCTCCTTAAGCACTGTGCATGCGGAATCGGCCGCTGCGGCATTCGATCGTTTGATCACCTATGCGCTTCTGTCGCCGGAACATGCCCCGGCCGAGGCTGTGGCGCGGCTCGTGGCTCACGGCATCGATTTGGTGGTCCACGTCGCGGAGCTCCCGGATGGCCGTCGCGTAGTGCGGGAGGTCGCAGAGGTCACCAAGTTCGACGGCGACCAGATCCTCACCAACCGGCTGTATCAGCCGGGGCCGGACGGTCGTGGAGTGCGTGCGACACCGCCGTCGACTTCCCTGGCCGAGCGTCTGACCAGAGCAGGGTATGACCCGTTCGCCTCGCGCACGCACGAGAGGCCGAGTCGGTGAACGGCACGCAGCTGCTTGGCGGGCTCTTCGGCGCCGGGATCGCCATCGGCTTGCTCGCCATCTGCAAAGGCCTGCGGCCGGGGCCGGAAGTCACGCCCGGGGCGCCGTCCAGGTGGACGTCGCTGGCCACGCGCCTGGATCCCAGGCGGCTGACCGGACAGACGCCGCGGGTCGCGGCGTGCGCGGCGGGCGCTGCGGCCCTGGTGGCGTGGACCGGCTGGCCGACGATGGCCGTTATCGGGTTCCTGGCACTGTGGCACCTGCCGCGAATCCTCGGGCCTGACAAGGTGTCGAAGCATGCGATCGAGCTCTCGGACGCGGTGGCCACCTTCGCTGAGATGCTCCGCGACACGTTGTCGGCCGCCGCCGGATTGCAGCAGTCTGTGCTGGCCGTTGCGCCGCTGGCCCCGGAGCCGATCACAGAGCCCTGTGGGCTTCTCGCGGAGTGGATCGACGAAGGTATGCCGCTGGCGGAAGCGATTGCGCAGTGGGCCGACCAGGTCGCCGATCGGCACGCCGATGTGGTCGCGGGATGTCTGATCATCGCGTCCCGAAAGCAGTCGGGGAACACTGCGGCGGTGCTGAACGCCGTCGCGGCGTCCGCGCGAGAACAGGCGTCGATTCGGCGCCGCGCTGTCGCCTCGCAGGCAAAGCCCCGCACATCAGTCCGAGTCACGATCTGTGTCGTGCTGGCGCTGTTCGGCGTGCTGATGTTCGGCAATCCGCCATTCATGGACCCCTACGACAGCCTCCTTGGGCAGGTCGTGCTCGCCGTCGCCGCCGGCGTGTTCGGCGTGGCGCTGCGCTGGATGGACAAGATCCTGCACCCGGAGCCCGAACCACGCGTCCTCACGCACCTGGCGGCCGTCGCGGCAGCCAGGCAGGAGGTGGCGGCATGGTAGCCGTCCTGATCGGAACCGGGATCGGCGCTGGGCTGTGGCTCTTGCTGATCGGCCTGCGACCCCCCGCACCGCGAGCCGCCTCAGTGCTGGCACGCCTGTCGGCTGTGACGGCAGTCGCCAAGCCGCTTCCCACGCCGCAGGAGCCTGCCAGCTGCTGGTCAGCGCGGGCCGGCCGCCGAGCCGTCCCGCTGTTGACCCGAATTGGACTGCCCACTGCGAGAACCCGCCGCGACCTACTAATCCTCGGCCGCGGTCCGGAGGACCTGCTCGCCCAGCAGGCCGCGACCGGCACAACCGGACTGATCCTTGCACCGGTCTCCGACCTCTGGTTCAACGCCCTCGGCCTACGTATCCCCGGCACACTTCTGGTTCTCGGGGCGACAATGGCGGCCGGGGTGCTGTTCTGGACACCGGTAATGAGCACCGCTACCGCCGCGAAGATCGCCAGCGCCGAGACCCGGGCCGCCTTGGCGATGTTCCTGGAGTTGGCTGGCTCCTCCTTTGCGGCCGGGGGCGGGGTCGAACAGTCGCTCAACGATGCGGCTGCGATCGGCGACGGGCCGACGTTCACCAAGCTGCGCGCCGCCCTGGCAGAGGCGGAGCTCACGCGCACCCCGATCCCCGCAGTCTTCGGGCGACTCGCCGACGAGCTGGACTCCCCCGACCTGGCACAGCTGGCTGCGTCGCTGTCGCTGACCGGCTCTGAGGGAGCTCGTATCAAAGACGCGCTCGGGGCAAAGGCGCAGGTCTTACGCGCCCGTCAGCTCGCCGACGTTCAGGCAGCCGCCGAGGCGGCGACTGAGCGCACCGGCGTGCCAATCGGGCTGATGTTCTTCGCCTTCATGATCGCCATCGGCTTCCCGTCGGTGGTGAAAGTCCTCGCCGGGCTCAACTGACCCCGGCTTCACCCTCTCAACCAGCAAAGGAAGCACCACCCATGATCTCCCGGATGACCGACCTGACCTCACGCGCCTGGACCCTGCTCACCTGCGGCCAGCGCCCGCGGAGCCTGCGTGAACTTGTCCACGACCTGCGGACAGATGACCGCGGCAGCGTGTCCTCGGACACCATCATCATGATCGCGATCGTCGTCGTGATCGCGGTCGGAGTCGGCGCCCTGCTCACCTCAAAGATCATGGGCAAGGCCGAGAGCATCCACTTCTGATGCGGTCGCGGCTATGCCGACCGCGTGGTGACGTCGGCTCCGCCACGGTCCAGACGGTGTTCGCGATCCCGGTGATGGGGCTGCTCATTTTTGGCACGTTCGCCTTCGTGCTCTACTTCCATGCCGAGCAGATCGCACACCTGGCCGCGTCCCAAGGACTGGAGGCGGCGCGGGTCCAAGGCGGTACCCAGGCAGCCGGGCAGGCCGCGGCCGAGCACTATCTGGCCGAGTTCGACAGGAGCACCCTGCACGACGGACGGGTGACGGTGCAGCGGGGGAACCGCGAGGTCCGTATTCAAGTGAGCGGATACGCCGAGCAGATCGTGCCGTTCCTGGACCTTCCGGTGCACGTCACCGTCACGGCACCGACTGAGACGATCGGGAACGGGACGTGAGCAGAGCCTTGAGATCTCTGCGACGGGACGAGGGCTCCAGCATCGTCGAACTGGTGCTCATCGCCCCGTTGCTGTTACTGGTGATGTTGTTCGTCGTACTCGTCGGGCGGCTGGCCATGGCCGCGATTGACGTCAACACCACCGCGCACGCAGCCTCCCGCGCCGCCTCCATCGCGACAAGCCTTGATCAAGCGCGGGCCGCCGGCCAACGGACCGCCGCCACCATGCCGGCGGGCGCCGCCTGCAACCGGCGGGAGGTGAAAGTCGACACCACCGGGTTCAAACCCGGCGGGGTAGTACGAGTCACGATCTCCTGCCACATCTCGCTGGAGGACATCACCGGACTGGTACCTGGCACCCAGACTTTGACTGCCTCTTCGGTGAGTCCGATCGACCCGTTCCGGAGCACGCCGTGACCGTGCTGGCAGTGCTTCTGGTTCCAGTGCTCCTCCTCGCGTCCGGACTGGTGCTTGACGGCGGCGCGGCCCTATCTACCAAGGACCGGGTGCTGGGCGAGGCCAGCGAAGCCGCACGGGCCGGAGCCGATGCCCTGGATGTATTGGCTTACCGCCAAACCGGTCACGCAGTCCCGGATCCGGTACGCGCCAGGAACGCCGCAGAGAGATACCTCGCAGCAACCGGCGACCATTACACGGTGACGGTCTCGGCCGACTCGGTGAGTGTCAGCGTGACCGCCGACTACCGAACCCAGTTGCTGAACCTCGGTGGGTTGGACGTGATCCACGTCGCTGGACACGCGACCGCACACCCTGTCACCTCGGATGCGAGCAGATCATGAGAACCTTGACCCGCGCGGTCCGTGGGTTGCTTGCGCTGGCGCTGCTGTTCGTAGTCGTCGG
The sequence above is a segment of the Catenulispora sp. GP43 genome. Coding sequences within it:
- a CDS encoding type II secretion system F family protein yields the protein MNGTQLLGGLFGAGIAIGLLAICKGLRPGPEVTPGAPSRWTSLATRLDPRRLTGQTPRVAACAAGAAALVAWTGWPTMAVIGFLALWHLPRILGPDKVSKHAIELSDAVATFAEMLRDTLSAAAGLQQSVLAVAPLAPEPITEPCGLLAEWIDEGMPLAEAIAQWADQVADRHADVVAGCLIIASRKQSGNTAAVLNAVAASAREQASIRRRAVASQAKPRTSVRVTICVVLALFGVLMFGNPPFMDPYDSLLGQVVLAVAAGVFGVALRWMDKILHPEPEPRVLTHLAAVAAARQEVAAW
- a CDS encoding pilus assembly protein TadG-related protein, yielding MTVLAVLLVPVLLLASGLVLDGGAALSTKDRVLGEASEAARAGADALDVLAYRQTGHAVPDPVRARNAAERYLAATGDHYTVTVSADSVSVSVTADYRTQLLNLGGLDVIHVAGHATAHPVTSDASRS
- a CDS encoding CpaF family protein, whose product is MTGTVDTGMATRVGERVAARLVAESEQDSWDPANRRAAVERLCAQELQAEVAVALASGLPSPRREITELVTRSVTDRLLGLGGLQPYLEMAVEDIDILGHDVVYVKYPGKRRERGAWPVAASDAELIDLVRTIAARSGIEERRFDRESPILSIALPDGSRMTAVMAVNKRPSVTIRRHLHRQIDTHELVRLGTLDADLRDFLAAAVRARCNILVAGGVGAGKTTLVRALATEIDPREKLVTIEDAFELGLDAERPLVDALQSREANAEGKGRIIAADLVRAQLRLSADRVIVGEVRGSETLPMLLSMSQGNNGSLSTVHAESAAAAFDRLITYALLSPEHAPAEAVARLVAHGIDLVVHVAELPDGRRVVREVAEVTKFDGDQILTNRLYQPGPDGRGVRATPPSTSLAERLTRAGYDPFASRTHERPSR
- a CDS encoding type II secretion system F family protein, with translation MVAVLIGTGIGAGLWLLLIGLRPPAPRAASVLARLSAVTAVAKPLPTPQEPASCWSARAGRRAVPLLTRIGLPTARTRRDLLILGRGPEDLLAQQAATGTTGLILAPVSDLWFNALGLRIPGTLLVLGATMAAGVLFWTPVMSTATAAKIASAETRAALAMFLELAGSSFAAGGGVEQSLNDAAAIGDGPTFTKLRAALAEAELTRTPIPAVFGRLADELDSPDLAQLAASLSLTGSEGARIKDALGAKAQVLRARQLADVQAAAEAATERTGVPIGLMFFAFMIAIGFPSVVKVLAGLN
- a CDS encoding TadE/TadG family type IV pilus assembly protein, encoding MSRALRSLRRDEGSSIVELVLIAPLLLLVMLFVVLVGRLAMAAIDVNTTAHAASRAASIATSLDQARAAGQRTAATMPAGAACNRREVKVDTTGFKPGGVVRVTISCHISLEDITGLVPGTQTLTASSVSPIDPFRSTP
- a CDS encoding TadE family protein, with amino-acid sequence MRSRLCRPRGDVGSATVQTVFAIPVMGLLIFGTFAFVLYFHAEQIAHLAASQGLEAARVQGGTQAAGQAAAEHYLAEFDRSTLHDGRVTVQRGNREVRIQVSGYAEQIVPFLDLPVHVTVTAPTETIGNGT